The following are from one region of the Cytobacillus firmus genome:
- a CDS encoding ABC transporter ATP-binding protein: MALLEIKNVTGGYTRNPVLKDVSFEVGENEIVGLIGLNGAGKSTTIKYVIGLMEPKEGEISINGMQFLKDKEGYRKQFTFVPETPILYDELTLEEHLRITAMAYGLPETEYKQRVETLLKEFRMEKRLKWFPAHFSKGMKQKVMIMCAFLVQPSLYIVDEPFVGLDPLGIQSLLDLMKKMKESGAGILMSTHILATAERYCDRFVILHEGKVRAKGTLAELQQQFAMPGATLDDLYIQLTKEEDYV; the protein is encoded by the coding sequence ATGGCGCTGCTTGAAATTAAAAACGTTACCGGCGGCTATACGAGAAACCCGGTCTTAAAGGATGTCTCCTTTGAAGTGGGTGAAAATGAAATCGTCGGCCTGATTGGCCTTAATGGAGCCGGAAAAAGTACGACCATCAAATATGTAATTGGCTTAATGGAACCGAAGGAGGGCGAAATATCGATTAATGGCATGCAATTCCTTAAGGATAAGGAAGGATATCGCAAGCAATTCACTTTTGTTCCGGAAACCCCGATTTTGTATGATGAACTGACACTCGAAGAGCATTTGCGTATTACAGCCATGGCATACGGTCTGCCTGAAACAGAGTATAAACAAAGAGTAGAAACACTGCTGAAGGAATTCAGAATGGAAAAAAGGCTGAAATGGTTTCCAGCTCATTTTTCTAAAGGGATGAAGCAGAAAGTAATGATCATGTGCGCTTTTTTGGTGCAGCCGTCATTATACATTGTTGATGAACCATTTGTAGGTCTGGACCCGCTTGGCATCCAGTCACTTCTCGATTTGATGAAGAAAATGAAAGAGAGCGGTGCCGGTATTCTTATGTCCACCCATATTCTGGCGACGGCTGAAAGGTATTGTGATCGTTTTGTGATTTTACATGAAGGCAAAGTAAGGGCGAAGGGAACTTTAGCGGAGCTGCAGCAGCAATTTGCAATGCCGGGAGCAACCCTAGATGATTTATATATCCAGCTCACAAAGGAAGAAGATTATGTTTGA
- a CDS encoding HIT family protein has protein sequence MNDCIFCKIINGEIPSAKVFENDHVMAFLDISQVTKGHTLVIPKVHKENLYEMDAETARNYFEAVPEIARAIKAEFDPIGLNLINNNGEHAGQTVFHFHSHLIPRYGDGDGLGVVWKSHQSDYSATDLKEISDAIKKHL, from the coding sequence ATGAACGATTGTATTTTCTGTAAAATAATCAATGGCGAGATTCCTTCAGCCAAAGTTTTTGAAAATGACCATGTGATGGCATTTCTGGATATAAGCCAGGTCACAAAAGGGCATACACTTGTCATTCCGAAAGTACATAAAGAAAACTTGTATGAGATGGATGCTGAAACAGCCCGGAACTATTTCGAAGCTGTGCCGGAGATTGCCAGAGCCATCAAGGCCGAATTCGATCCAATTGGCCTGAATTTAATTAATAACAACGGTGAACACGCCGGGCAGACCGTTTTCCATTTCCACTCCCATCTTATTCCCCGTTATGGTGATGGAGATGGCTTAGGGGTTGTGTGGAAATCACATCAATCTGATTACTCAGCAACAGATCTCAAGGAAATCTCTGATGCCATAAAAAAACATCTGTAA
- the serC gene encoding 3-phosphoserine/phosphohydroxythreonine transaminase yields the protein MYRALNFNAGPAALPEEVLKEAEKSLLNFGNTGMGIMELSHRSKEYQAVHDQAITRLRRLLAIPDDFEVLFIQGGASLQFSMVPMNLLGKDQAAHYVLSGSWSEKAIKEADKIGETVISASSKDHKYSFIPEFSQDDMPDNAAYLHITSNNTIYGTQWQSFPSNKKTPVVADMSSDILSRPLKVDQFDLVYAGAQKNLGPSGVTVVIIRKELLKRSSETLPVMLNYNTFANNNSLYNTPPTLSIYLLSLVLQWAEQIGGLQQIEKANERKAKMLYDVIDESEGFYIGHAQKNSRSRMNVTFNLHSEDLSREFQKQAKEAGFVGLGGHRSIGGCRASIYNAVPEHHVEKLAAFMKAFKNNN from the coding sequence ATGTACCGTGCTCTAAATTTTAATGCAGGCCCCGCAGCCCTGCCGGAAGAGGTATTAAAAGAAGCGGAAAAAAGTTTGCTGAACTTCGGCAATACAGGAATGGGCATTATGGAGCTGAGCCATAGAAGCAAGGAATATCAGGCAGTACATGATCAGGCAATCACACGCTTAAGAAGGCTGCTGGCCATCCCGGATGACTTTGAAGTGCTATTTATTCAGGGCGGGGCCAGTCTCCAGTTTTCCATGGTGCCGATGAATCTGCTGGGAAAAGACCAGGCAGCCCATTATGTTCTTAGTGGTTCATGGTCAGAAAAGGCTATAAAAGAAGCAGATAAAATCGGCGAAACTGTCATTTCTGCCTCCAGCAAGGATCATAAATACAGCTTTATCCCCGAATTTAGTCAAGATGATATGCCGGACAATGCTGCCTATCTTCATATTACAAGCAACAATACAATTTACGGCACACAATGGCAAAGCTTTCCTTCAAATAAAAAAACACCCGTAGTGGCAGATATGTCAAGCGATATTTTAAGCCGTCCATTGAAAGTAGATCAATTTGATTTGGTCTATGCCGGTGCCCAGAAAAATCTCGGCCCTTCCGGTGTAACAGTAGTCATTATCCGAAAAGAACTATTAAAAAGATCTTCTGAAACGCTCCCTGTAATGCTGAATTACAATACATTTGCCAATAACAACTCTTTATATAACACACCTCCTACTCTTTCAATCTATTTACTGTCACTTGTGCTTCAGTGGGCAGAGCAGATAGGCGGCCTTCAGCAGATTGAAAAGGCCAATGAGAGGAAGGCAAAAATGCTCTATGATGTTATTGATGAAAGTGAAGGCTTTTACATAGGACATGCCCAAAAAAACAGCAGGTCCCGTATGAATGTCACTTTTAATCTTCATAGCGAGGACCTCTCCAGGGAATTTCAGAAACAGGCAAAAGAAGCAGGATTCGTCGGGCTTGGGGGGCACCGTTCTATTGGCGGCTGCCGCGCATCCATTTACAATGCTGTGCCAGAGCACCATGTTGAAAAGCTGGCCGCCTTTATGAAAGCTTTTAAAAATAATAATTAA